One Cedecea neteri DNA segment encodes these proteins:
- the mgtA gene encoding magnesium-translocating P-type ATPase — MTVQTKNRNKKSTLSMRAAQEAKNGIAETLVNLNTTREGLQEAHASARLERDGLNEVAHDKPPHALVQLLMAFNNPFIYVLGILAGISFFTDYWLPTSHGEDGDLTTVIIIGTMVALSGLVRFWQEHRSAKSAEALKAMVRTTATVVRREHAGQKGTPREIPMRELVVGDIVQLYAGDMIPADVRLIESRDLFISQAVLTGEALPIEKYDTLGDVAQKSAHDKAIDSENLLDIPNICFMGTNVVSGTAQAVVVATGPRTYFGSLAKAIVGSRAQTAFDRGVNSVSWLLIRFMLVMVPVVFLINGLLKGEWWDALLFALAVAVGLTPEMLPMIVSANLAKGAVAMAKRKVVVKRLNAIQNLGAMDVLCTDKTGTLTQDKIILEHHVGTNGQKNESVLGLAWLNSYHQSGIKNLMDQAVIYFSDNEPNFVKPQGYSKVDEMPFDFVRRRLSIVVKDSQSNHLLVCKGAVEEMLSIATHMEENGKVVALDNQRRDAMLAMTNDYNKDGFRVLVVATRDIPKAEAKKQYGTDDEHDLIIRGFLTFLDPPKESAGPAIAALMDIGVAVKVLTGDNAIVTTRICRQVGLEPGEPVLGPQIEQLSDASLQQLVEERTVFAKLTPLQKSRVLKALQANGHTVGFLGDGINDAPALRDADVGISVDSGTDIAKESADIILLEKSLMVLEEGVIKGRETFGNIMKYLNMTASSNFGNVFSVLVASAFIPFLPMLAIQLLLQNLMYDISQLALPWDKTDKEFLSKPRKWDAKNIGRFMVWIGPTSSIFDMTTFALMWFVFSANSEHMQTLFQSGWFVEGLLSQTLVVHMLRTQKIPFIQSTAAWPVMMMTGLVMAIGIYVPFSPLGPLVGLQALPWQYFPWLVATLLAYCCVAQGMKTFYMRRFKQWH, encoded by the coding sequence ATGACTGTACAAACCAAGAACCGTAATAAAAAAAGCACGCTGTCTATGCGTGCCGCCCAGGAAGCCAAAAACGGCATCGCAGAAACCCTGGTCAACCTGAACACCACCCGGGAAGGGCTGCAGGAAGCCCACGCCAGCGCCCGGCTGGAGCGGGATGGCCTGAACGAAGTTGCCCATGACAAGCCGCCTCACGCGCTGGTTCAGCTGCTGATGGCATTTAACAACCCGTTTATCTACGTGCTCGGTATTCTCGCCGGGATCAGCTTCTTTACCGATTACTGGCTGCCCACCAGCCACGGCGAAGACGGCGACCTGACGACGGTGATTATCATCGGCACCATGGTGGCACTCAGCGGCCTGGTGCGTTTCTGGCAGGAACACCGCTCGGCGAAATCTGCCGAGGCGCTGAAAGCAATGGTTCGCACCACCGCGACGGTTGTGCGTCGTGAACACGCGGGGCAAAAAGGAACCCCGCGTGAAATCCCGATGCGTGAACTGGTCGTGGGCGATATCGTGCAGCTCTATGCGGGGGATATGATCCCGGCAGACGTGCGCCTCATTGAGTCCCGGGATCTATTCATCAGCCAGGCCGTGCTGACCGGTGAAGCGCTGCCGATTGAGAAATACGACACCCTGGGCGACGTGGCACAAAAGTCCGCGCACGATAAGGCGATCGACAGCGAAAACCTGCTGGATATCCCGAACATCTGCTTTATGGGCACCAACGTGGTGAGCGGCACCGCACAGGCTGTGGTGGTTGCAACCGGGCCACGCACTTACTTTGGCTCACTGGCCAAAGCGATTGTCGGGAGCCGCGCGCAAACGGCCTTCGACCGCGGTGTGAACAGCGTCAGCTGGCTGCTGATCCGCTTTATGCTGGTGATGGTGCCGGTGGTGTTCCTGATTAACGGCCTGCTGAAAGGCGAGTGGTGGGATGCCCTGCTGTTTGCCCTGGCGGTGGCCGTGGGGCTGACTCCGGAAATGCTGCCGATGATCGTCAGCGCCAACCTCGCCAAAGGCGCGGTGGCGATGGCGAAGCGTAAAGTCGTGGTTAAGCGCCTGAACGCTATCCAGAACCTGGGCGCAATGGACGTGCTGTGCACCGACAAAACCGGGACGCTGACGCAGGATAAGATCATCCTCGAGCACCACGTAGGCACCAACGGCCAGAAAAACGAGTCCGTGCTGGGGCTGGCCTGGCTTAACAGCTATCACCAAAGCGGCATCAAAAACCTGATGGATCAGGCGGTCATTTACTTCTCTGACAATGAGCCGAACTTCGTCAAACCGCAGGGCTACAGCAAAGTCGACGAGATGCCGTTTGATTTTGTCCGCCGCCGCCTGTCGATTGTGGTGAAGGATAGCCAGAGCAACCACCTGCTGGTGTGCAAAGGCGCCGTGGAAGAGATGCTTAGCATTGCCACCCACATGGAAGAGAACGGCAAGGTTGTCGCGCTGGATAATCAGCGTCGTGACGCCATGCTGGCAATGACCAATGACTACAACAAGGATGGTTTCCGCGTCCTGGTAGTGGCCACTCGCGACATCCCTAAAGCCGAGGCGAAAAAACAGTACGGTACCGACGATGAGCACGACCTGATTATCCGCGGCTTTCTCACCTTCCTCGATCCACCGAAGGAGAGCGCAGGCCCGGCAATTGCTGCCCTGATGGACATTGGCGTGGCGGTGAAAGTGCTGACCGGCGATAACGCCATCGTCACCACCCGCATTTGCCGCCAGGTCGGGCTGGAGCCGGGCGAGCCGGTACTCGGCCCGCAGATTGAGCAACTGAGCGATGCCTCTCTTCAACAACTGGTGGAAGAGCGCACCGTGTTTGCCAAGCTGACCCCGCTGCAGAAGTCTCGCGTGCTGAAAGCGCTGCAGGCCAACGGCCATACCGTGGGCTTCCTGGGCGACGGAATTAACGATGCCCCTGCCCTGCGCGATGCCGACGTCGGTATCTCGGTTGACAGCGGTACCGATATCGCCAAGGAATCCGCCGATATCATCCTGCTGGAAAAGAGCCTGATGGTGCTGGAAGAAGGCGTGATCAAAGGCCGCGAGACTTTTGGCAACATCATGAAGTACCTGAACATGACCGCCAGCTCCAACTTCGGCAACGTGTTCTCGGTGCTGGTCGCCAGCGCATTCATCCCGTTCCTGCCGATGCTTGCGATCCAGCTGTTGCTGCAAAACCTGATGTACGACATCTCCCAGCTCGCGCTGCCGTGGGACAAAACGGACAAAGAGTTCCTGAGCAAGCCGCGCAAGTGGGATGCCAAAAACATTGGCCGCTTTATGGTCTGGATTGGCCCGACGTCGTCCATTTTTGACATGACCACCTTCGCGCTGATGTGGTTTGTGTTCAGCGCCAACAGCGAGCACATGCAGACGCTGTTCCAGTCCGGCTGGTTCGTTGAAGGCCTGCTGTCGCAGACGCTGGTGGTACACATGCTGCGTACCCAGAAAATTCCGTTCATTCAGAGCACCGCCGCCTGGCCGGTGATGATGATGACCGGGCTGGTTATGGCGATTGGGATTTACGTCCCGTTCTCTCCGCTCGGGCCGTTGGTTGGGCTGCAGGCGCTGCCGTGGCAGTACTTCCCGTGGCTGGTGGCGACCCTGCTCGCCTACTGCTGCGTGGCTCAGGGCATGAAAACGTTCTACATGCGTCGCTTCAAGCAGTGGCACTAA
- a CDS encoding Na/Pi cotransporter family protein, whose translation MSGTTLLINLAGAIALLLWGSHMISTALQRGFGTPLRNWMGRHLTSRWTALLAGIGITGVLQSSTAVSMMATSFTAAGTLSLAPALAVMLGANIGSTLVVQLMSFNMEMAIPLLLLAGFVVFKLRDHSNFESVGCALIGLGLMLLALHLLSGTLAEIEVTPVFHAVMQGLQGDILIALLVAAILTLLCHSSVAIILLIASLAATGAMGPETALILVMGANIGGALPPVLNAGSAVARRLPVGNLIVRLAGCALALLLLPLLTDLAQKSGLSTPQLVVWFHTAFSAVLALLFIGLTAPMARFLERLFPEEERVGDPGMPMYLDDAGLEVAYIGLSNSVRESLRAADMLTIMLDRLLVLFVTQEKQAADEIRQLDQSVDLLSAAVRAYLADISHDGLNDADADRAQEILMFIINFEHAGDILSSNLTQLATRRARRGELFSDFELHNIRLLHAEILTSLRLGIAAFMREDLSAAHQLVQRKETIRQLEASASREHFKKLREDKNAWAESGDIFQRVLRDYRRVHHHIAAVAYPVIDRLGDKSLRFIETPPDA comes from the coding sequence ATGTCCGGAACTACTCTGTTAATTAACCTGGCTGGCGCCATCGCTTTGCTGCTCTGGGGCAGCCATATGATTTCGACTGCGCTGCAGCGCGGCTTCGGCACGCCGCTGCGCAACTGGATGGGACGCCACCTGACCAGCCGCTGGACGGCTCTGCTCGCCGGGATCGGCATTACCGGCGTTCTGCAAAGCAGCACCGCGGTGAGCATGATGGCGACGTCGTTCACCGCCGCCGGGACGCTGAGCCTTGCCCCTGCCCTGGCGGTGATGCTCGGCGCTAACATCGGCTCCACGCTGGTGGTGCAGCTGATGAGCTTCAATATGGAAATGGCCATCCCGCTGCTTCTGCTGGCCGGGTTTGTGGTCTTTAAGCTGCGCGACCATTCCAACTTTGAGAGCGTGGGCTGCGCCCTGATTGGCCTCGGTTTGATGCTGCTTGCCCTGCATTTACTGAGCGGCACGCTGGCGGAAATCGAAGTCACCCCGGTGTTTCACGCCGTCATGCAGGGGTTGCAGGGCGATATCTTAATCGCCCTGCTGGTGGCCGCGATCCTGACGCTACTGTGCCACTCCAGCGTGGCGATTATTCTGCTGATCGCTTCCCTCGCAGCCACTGGCGCGATGGGGCCGGAAACAGCGCTGATCCTGGTGATGGGCGCCAATATTGGCGGGGCGCTGCCGCCGGTACTCAACGCGGGCTCCGCCGTGGCTCGTCGCCTGCCCGTGGGCAACCTGATTGTTCGCCTGGCCGGCTGCGCGCTGGCGCTGTTACTGCTCCCGCTGCTGACGGATCTCGCGCAGAAGTCCGGGCTGAGCACGCCGCAGCTTGTAGTGTGGTTCCACACCGCGTTTAGCGCCGTGCTCGCGCTGCTGTTTATCGGCCTGACCGCGCCGATGGCGCGTTTCCTGGAGCGCCTGTTCCCGGAAGAAGAGCGCGTGGGTGACCCTGGGATGCCGATGTATCTGGACGATGCCGGCCTCGAAGTGGCCTACATCGGTCTGTCCAACTCAGTCCGCGAATCTCTGCGCGCCGCCGACATGCTAACCATCATGCTGGACCGCCTGCTGGTGCTGTTTGTCACCCAGGAAAAGCAGGCCGCCGATGAGATTCGCCAGCTCGATCAGTCGGTGGATCTGCTCAGCGCTGCGGTGCGTGCTTACCTGGCCGATATCAGCCACGACGGGCTGAACGACGCGGATGCCGATCGCGCCCAGGAAATCCTGATGTTCATCATCAACTTCGAGCACGCGGGAGACATTCTTTCCAGCAACCTGACCCAACTGGCAACGCGCCGCGCTCGCCGGGGCGAACTGTTCAGCGACTTTGAGTTGCACAATATTCGCCTGCTGCACGCGGAGATCCTCACCAGCCTGCGCCTCGGCATCGCCGCGTTTATGCGTGAAGACTTATCCGCTGCCCATCAGCTGGTGCAACGCAAGGAAACCATTCGTCAGCTCGAGGCTTCCGCCAGCCGCGAGCACTTCAAAAAACTGCGAGAGGACAAAAATGCCTGGGCGGAATCCGGCGACATTTTCCAGCGAGTGCTGCGGGACTACCGCCGCGTGCATCACCACATCGCGGCCGTGGCCTACCCGGTGATCGACCGCCTGGGCGATAAGTCGCTGCGCTTTATCGAAACGCCGCCGGACGCTTAA
- the drpB gene encoding cell division protein DrpB yields the protein MDAKPTRSPGGKIALWLFYAFCLYIVWAMVRYFWVVSGVTSGDLGTFSGKLLGALMGLLVLGSVAAVLGWIAWYTRPRAYPVRVRDNRLR from the coding sequence ATGGATGCGAAACCAACTCGCAGCCCCGGCGGCAAAATTGCGCTGTGGCTGTTCTATGCTTTTTGTTTGTACATCGTTTGGGCGATGGTGCGTTATTTTTGGGTCGTCAGCGGGGTAACCAGCGGCGATTTAGGCACCTTCAGCGGCAAACTTCTCGGCGCGCTGATGGGGTTGCTGGTGCTTGGCTCGGTGGCGGCGGTGCTGGGCTGGATAGCGTGGTACACAAGGCCGCGTGCTTATCCCGTTCGCGTTCGCGACAACCGGCTGCGCTAA
- a CDS encoding DUF2493 domain-containing protein, producing the protein MRVLICAGRFYADTHTLTRVLDLYASTQTMNVLIHGGHQSLGGAIETWARGTDVHVIRYPANWALHGKYAETRRNLFMLEDSRPDVLLAFPGGEDTAECVRMARSSGVKVIEI; encoded by the coding sequence GTGAGAGTTTTAATCTGCGCAGGTCGGTTTTATGCCGACACCCACACCCTCACCCGCGTGCTGGATTTATATGCCAGCACGCAGACAATGAATGTGCTGATCCACGGGGGGCATCAGTCGCTCGGCGGGGCCATTGAAACCTGGGCACGCGGCACCGACGTACACGTTATTCGCTACCCGGCCAACTGGGCGCTGCACGGCAAATATGCGGAGACCCGCCGCAATCTGTTTATGCTGGAGGACAGCCGCCCCGACGTGCTGCTGGCTTTTCCTGGGGGAGAAGACACGGCGGAGTGCGTACGAATGGCGCGCAGTTCCGGCGTGAAGGTAATAGAGATTTAA
- a CDS encoding PTS fructose transporter subunit IIC, with the protein MAKFRAEAGMSTGKEVKNAIMTGVSWMLPFVIAGAVIMGIARIGASLYGIDNIWDASHAQAASIIVQMLHKFDGFGGLALSLMLPVVAGYISFAIANKPGLAPGMVGGLLASSLGTGFLGALAAGFVAGYIVRALAAWIKLPAALASAGPIFILPVGGTLLTCMVMAFIIGGPLAALNHGMESWLLAMSGTNKIILAAVVGGMVGFDLGGPVNKAAVTTAMALLASGIYDPNTAAQVAIIVPPIGLGVATLIWAKRFPASLREAGKASTLMGLIGVSEGAIPFALANPKIIIINVVGSATGAALAVGLGAVNHAPISGFYGWLAVDQWPIYVLSIAVGAGIIAVGSLLVFRGETVVENKPSTAVPKFKVGR; encoded by the coding sequence ATGGCTAAATTCAGGGCAGAGGCGGGGATGTCGACCGGCAAAGAAGTCAAAAATGCCATTATGACCGGGGTGTCGTGGATGCTGCCGTTTGTCATCGCCGGGGCGGTGATCATGGGCATTGCGCGCATCGGCGCTTCGCTCTACGGCATTGATAATATCTGGGATGCCAGCCACGCCCAGGCGGCGAGCATCATTGTGCAGATGCTGCATAAATTCGACGGGTTTGGTGGCCTGGCGCTGTCGCTGATGCTGCCGGTGGTCGCCGGGTATATCAGCTTTGCTATCGCCAATAAGCCAGGCCTGGCGCCGGGGATGGTGGGGGGACTATTGGCCAGCAGTCTGGGAACCGGGTTTCTTGGGGCGCTCGCCGCCGGTTTTGTCGCGGGTTATATCGTGCGGGCGCTGGCAGCCTGGATCAAACTGCCTGCTGCGCTGGCCTCGGCTGGCCCTATTTTTATCCTGCCGGTGGGCGGCACGCTGCTGACCTGCATGGTGATGGCGTTTATTATCGGCGGCCCGCTCGCTGCGCTGAATCACGGGATGGAAAGCTGGCTGCTGGCGATGTCCGGGACGAACAAAATCATCCTGGCCGCCGTTGTGGGCGGAATGGTGGGTTTTGATCTGGGCGGCCCGGTGAACAAGGCGGCGGTGACCACCGCGATGGCGCTGCTAGCTTCCGGGATTTACGATCCCAACACTGCCGCACAGGTGGCGATTATCGTCCCACCGATTGGCCTCGGGGTTGCAACGCTCATTTGGGCTAAGCGTTTCCCGGCTTCGCTGCGAGAGGCGGGCAAGGCTTCGACGCTGATGGGCCTGATTGGCGTATCTGAAGGGGCCATTCCTTTCGCGCTGGCAAACCCCAAAATTATCATCATCAACGTGGTGGGTTCTGCCACCGGGGCCGCATTGGCCGTCGGCCTGGGTGCGGTAAACCATGCGCCGATTTCGGGCTTTTACGGCTGGCTGGCGGTAGATCAATGGCCCATTTATGTGCTGTCTATTGCCGTCGGGGCGGGGATTATCGCTGTGGGGTCGTTATTAGTGTTTCGGGGTGAAACTGTCGTTGAAAATAAACCTTCGACAGCCGTGCCTAAATTTAAAGTAGGGCGCTAG
- a CDS encoding PTS fructose transporter subunit IIB, with the protein MYIVCVAACPTGVAHTYMAAEALALVGQQRGHEVKVETQGSMGVENEITADDLARADAVILAADVAITGKERFDGMMKLECSVADPIKFGEAVFEAIEAEIANG; encoded by the coding sequence ATGTATATCGTTTGTGTTGCAGCTTGCCCTACGGGCGTCGCCCATACCTACATGGCTGCGGAAGCGCTGGCCCTGGTTGGCCAACAGCGCGGCCATGAGGTGAAAGTCGAAACTCAGGGCAGCATGGGCGTTGAAAACGAAATTACCGCTGACGATCTTGCACGGGCCGACGCGGTTATTCTTGCCGCTGATGTGGCGATTACCGGCAAAGAACGTTTTGACGGCATGATGAAACTAGAGTGCAGCGTGGCCGATCCTATCAAGTTTGGCGAGGCCGTATTTGAGGCGATAGAGGCGGAGATAGCAAATGGCTAA
- a CDS encoding HPr family phosphocarrier protein, giving the protein MQTFLFRCPLVNGLHARPASALERQASRFVSAVTLVNQTKSRQGDAKSVLALVGADVAAGDECQLLIEGPDEQAAWQALGHFIEHEFAQSDSPLAVAVEEEQPLPVFLSRSASPVWQGKGVSPGAALAKAVFVEQIDLNVLALRHDEEPFPLQQQRLIVALQAARQRLREEIGQQAGEAAQILDAQSQLLDDETVAECLLDEHDARNTLAALAKAVDVLREPFRQSDSEYLRQRELDVFDLGLRIAAELTGDLRLGLPQLDEDTLVISDGVLTPGQLLMLQGPSLRGIVMPTGGETSHTAILACALSTPLLCLASTKPLFAVGEGTYLLGAGHGFVLARPDDVALRWYELECKKFAAVVASEEEGMFSPALVFLDEKLHGKHEVIKRLTDNLEVQGRAVSATLAEQAIWQREAVFTTALGFSIAIPHCKSAAISRSSISVLRLADPLDWGGDVAVQLVIMLTLSEQEQAQHMRIFSVLARRLMHESFREKLLAAATAQAVVDVLREEVIILS; this is encoded by the coding sequence ATGCAGACATTTTTATTTCGTTGCCCGCTGGTGAACGGGCTTCATGCCAGGCCGGCCAGCGCACTTGAGCGGCAAGCTTCACGCTTTGTTTCCGCGGTGACGTTAGTGAACCAGACTAAGTCACGCCAGGGTGATGCTAAGAGCGTGCTGGCGCTGGTGGGGGCGGATGTTGCCGCTGGCGATGAATGCCAGCTGCTGATTGAAGGCCCGGACGAGCAGGCGGCCTGGCAGGCGCTTGGCCATTTTATTGAGCATGAGTTCGCGCAGAGTGACTCGCCGCTGGCGGTTGCCGTTGAAGAAGAGCAACCGCTGCCGGTGTTTCTTTCCCGAAGTGCATCCCCAGTTTGGCAAGGTAAGGGCGTTAGTCCGGGGGCGGCGCTGGCAAAGGCCGTTTTTGTTGAGCAGATCGATCTTAACGTGCTGGCGCTGCGGCACGATGAGGAACCTTTTCCCCTGCAGCAACAGCGGCTGATTGTCGCGCTGCAGGCAGCACGGCAGCGTTTACGGGAAGAGATCGGCCAGCAAGCGGGTGAGGCGGCGCAGATTCTGGATGCGCAAAGTCAGTTGCTGGACGATGAAACCGTTGCAGAGTGCCTGCTGGACGAGCATGACGCCCGTAATACGCTGGCCGCGCTGGCAAAAGCGGTGGACGTACTGCGGGAGCCTTTCCGGCAAAGCGACAGTGAATATCTGCGTCAGCGGGAGCTGGATGTTTTTGATTTAGGCCTGCGAATTGCGGCCGAACTGACCGGTGACCTGCGGCTGGGGCTGCCGCAGCTGGACGAAGACACGCTGGTGATTAGCGATGGCGTGCTGACGCCGGGGCAGTTGCTCATGCTACAAGGGCCATCTCTGCGGGGGATTGTGATGCCGACAGGCGGTGAAACGTCTCATACCGCAATACTTGCTTGTGCGCTTTCGACGCCGCTATTGTGCCTGGCTTCGACGAAGCCACTATTTGCCGTAGGAGAGGGGACATATTTGCTGGGCGCCGGACATGGTTTTGTGCTGGCAAGACCCGATGATGTGGCGCTGCGCTGGTATGAACTGGAGTGCAAAAAATTTGCTGCTGTGGTCGCAAGTGAAGAAGAAGGCATGTTTAGCCCGGCCCTGGTGTTTCTGGATGAAAAGCTTCATGGCAAGCACGAGGTGATTAAGCGGCTGACGGACAATCTTGAGGTTCAGGGGCGGGCTGTCTCCGCGACGCTTGCCGAGCAGGCTATCTGGCAGCGTGAGGCGGTCTTTACCACCGCGCTGGGCTTTTCCATCGCCATTCCGCACTGCAAGTCCGCCGCGATTTCCCGCAGCAGTATATCCGTACTGCGGCTGGCAGACCCGCTGGACTGGGGAGGGGACGTGGCGGTACAGCTGGTGATTATGTTGACGCTCAGTGAGCAGGAGCAGGCACAACATATGCGGATTTTCTCAGTTTTAGCCCGGCGACTTATGCATGAATCCTTCCGTGAGAAGCTGCTGGCCGCGGCTACGGCACAGGCCGTGGTGGATGTGCTCCGCGAAGAGGTCATAATCCTGTCATAA
- a CDS encoding glycoside hydrolase family 38 C-terminal domain-containing protein, with protein MKTVHLIQHTHWDREWYFTENDSKVVLYYFMLDLITRLEQDEALGPFILDGQTVMLEDFLQVASEHRARLQKLITDGRVLIGPWYTQSDFLVVGAESITRNLLLGLADCKAWGSYMPVGYVPDSFGQSAQLPMFLREFAIDSAVLWRGWSEHDVPTSEFNWQAQGGQQVLTAVLPWGYGCAKWLPTASQELVEKLPPILEKQARFSATNHLLLPNGNDQSPFEYAVPAALEKLNTSQSEYHFRRSSFSDFFAALRSDEHKLPVLRGELLSPKYMRIHRGIFSTRMDIKQLNVSLEQFVSQTLEPLLAVNWRLGLSYPQQAVEHIWREAMKSHAHDSIGGCNSDRVNQMVKGRLQSGKESAEQLFDLNMKMLAEGIEANQHGKKIVVFNPLPARRDTQVSLTLYTPEEDFRIVDGEGNPCRWQLLHEEPQDMSLVVQELSNSTTTTWYRKCHILLEARALPACGYKTFYLQEGEAAGFEIPARQSDCLENAWLRLEHKAGELTLTDKRTGEVYPHILRLVDGEDAGDNYNYSPPAVDWKISSECCLQQAILTRGVLKDTLKLTLHMPAPVDAEARQARRLDARLDAVMTISLPHDSAWLDVDVEVNNTLRDHRLQVELPTGVHQTTHFADQPFGLIERENVPRALEIWQQENWTETPASLWPMQSLVMMHQARRGLGVVTAGLREYEIPVGQPDTLAITLFRSVGWLGRPALEWRPGRASGMVLPAPESQIPGRHAFHFAVMPMNDGQSLAFWRAIEQWRTPALGYLDSGWSRFRTNPHGKIFPPHFSVLSWESALHFSTLKKAQNEEALVLRGWNPGLTVLENLPPAVNATPQQITLAEIPATPTDTVEAGTPVSWLIRSFE; from the coding sequence ATGAAGACTGTGCATTTAATTCAGCACACGCACTGGGACAGAGAGTGGTATTTCACCGAGAACGACTCAAAAGTCGTGCTCTATTATTTCATGCTGGATTTAATCACCCGGCTGGAGCAGGACGAAGCGCTGGGTCCGTTTATTTTAGATGGCCAAACGGTGATGCTGGAGGATTTTTTACAGGTGGCGTCAGAGCACCGGGCACGCCTGCAAAAATTAATTACCGACGGGCGGGTACTGATTGGCCCGTGGTACACGCAGAGCGATTTCCTGGTCGTCGGTGCGGAGTCAATCACCCGCAATTTGCTGCTTGGGCTGGCGGATTGTAAAGCCTGGGGCAGCTATATGCCGGTGGGCTATGTGCCTGACTCATTCGGGCAAAGCGCGCAGCTACCGATGTTTCTTCGCGAGTTCGCTATCGACAGCGCGGTGCTCTGGCGTGGGTGGAGCGAGCATGATGTGCCGACCAGTGAGTTTAACTGGCAGGCGCAGGGCGGGCAGCAGGTGCTCACCGCCGTGCTCCCCTGGGGCTACGGCTGCGCAAAGTGGCTGCCCACGGCTTCGCAGGAACTGGTTGAAAAATTACCGCCGATTCTGGAAAAGCAGGCGCGTTTTTCCGCCACGAATCACCTCCTGCTCCCCAACGGCAACGATCAGTCGCCGTTCGAATATGCGGTACCTGCTGCGCTGGAAAAACTGAATACCAGCCAGAGTGAGTACCATTTCAGGCGAAGCAGCTTCAGCGATTTCTTCGCCGCTCTGCGGAGCGACGAGCACAAGCTGCCTGTTTTGCGCGGCGAGCTGCTCAGCCCCAAATACATGCGTATTCATCGCGGCATTTTCTCTACCCGAATGGATATCAAGCAGCTCAATGTCTCGCTGGAACAGTTTGTCAGCCAGACGCTGGAGCCCTTGCTGGCGGTCAACTGGCGGCTGGGGTTGTCTTATCCGCAACAGGCGGTGGAGCACATTTGGCGGGAGGCAATGAAATCTCACGCTCATGACAGCATTGGCGGCTGCAATTCAGACCGGGTCAACCAGATGGTGAAGGGGCGTTTGCAGTCCGGCAAAGAGAGTGCCGAACAGCTGTTTGACCTGAACATGAAAATGCTTGCGGAAGGGATTGAGGCGAACCAGCACGGGAAAAAAATCGTGGTCTTTAACCCGCTGCCCGCACGGCGCGATACGCAGGTGAGTCTCACGCTTTATACCCCGGAAGAGGACTTTCGCATCGTGGATGGCGAGGGTAATCCGTGCCGCTGGCAGCTGCTGCATGAAGAGCCGCAGGACATGTCGCTGGTGGTGCAGGAGCTGTCCAACAGCACCACAACAACCTGGTATCGTAAATGTCATATTTTGCTGGAGGCGAGGGCGCTACCGGCCTGCGGCTATAAAACTTTTTACCTGCAGGAAGGAGAAGCCGCTGGGTTTGAGATCCCAGCGAGGCAGAGCGATTGCCTGGAAAATGCCTGGCTACGACTGGAGCATAAAGCGGGAGAGCTTACGCTGACAGATAAACGCACGGGCGAAGTTTACCCGCACATCCTGCGGCTGGTCGACGGCGAAGACGCGGGGGACAACTATAACTATTCGCCACCGGCGGTTGACTGGAAGATTAGCAGCGAATGCTGCCTGCAGCAGGCCATCCTTACGCGGGGTGTGCTCAAAGACACCCTGAAGCTAACGCTGCATATGCCTGCGCCGGTTGATGCGGAGGCACGCCAGGCCAGGCGGCTGGATGCGCGGCTGGACGCAGTGATGACGATTTCCCTGCCGCACGATAGCGCCTGGCTGGATGTTGACGTCGAAGTGAACAACACGCTGCGTGACCACCGTTTGCAGGTTGAGCTACCAACCGGCGTACATCAGACCACCCATTTTGCCGATCAACCTTTTGGCCTGATCGAGCGCGAAAATGTCCCTCGTGCGCTTGAGATCTGGCAGCAGGAAAACTGGACGGAAACGCCTGCTTCGCTGTGGCCAATGCAGAGCCTGGTGATGATGCATCAGGCACGGCGTGGCCTTGGTGTGGTGACCGCCGGGCTGCGGGAGTACGAGATCCCCGTCGGGCAGCCGGATACGCTGGCTATTACCCTGTTCCGCAGCGTGGGCTGGCTCGGGCGGCCCGCGTTGGAATGGCGGCCCGGACGGGCATCGGGCATGGTGCTGCCAGCCCCGGAATCACAAATACCCGGTCGCCACGCGTTTCATTTTGCCGTCATGCCGATGAACGACGGGCAAAGCCTAGCGTTCTGGCGGGCCATCGAGCAATGGCGCACCCCGGCTTTGGGCTACCTGGACTCTGGCTGGTCTCGTTTTCGCACTAATCCCCACGGAAAAATCTTCCCGCCGCACTTCAGCGTATTGAGCTGGGAGAGTGCCCTGCATTTCAGCACCCTGAAAAAAGCGCAAAACGAAGAGGCGTTGGTGCTCCGAGGCTGGAACCCAGGCCTGACGGTGCTGGAAAACCTTCCCCCTGCAGTAAACGCTACGCCGCAGCAGATCACGCTGGCGGAAATACCTGCCACGCCAACGGACACTGTCGAAGCAGGTACGCCGGTTTCCTGGCTCATTCGCTCATTTGAATAA